GCCCAGGTCGCGCCGCTCATACAGCCAGCGCAACTCACGCAAGCAATCGTCGTCGCCCTTGCGGGGCAGGTAATCCAAGGCGTTGCGCAAGAAGTGCACGTAACAGCGTTGCCAGAACGCCTCGGGCAACACCTCGGCGATGGCCTTCTTCAGTCCGGCGTGGTCGTCGCTGACCACCATTTCCACGCCTTTGAGACCCCGTTGCTTCAACGACAACAGAAACTGCTTCCAGGAGCTGGCGCTCTCGCGGTTGGCCAGCTCCACGGCCAGGATCTGGCGGCGGCCGTCCCAGTCCACGCCGATGGCGATCAGCACCGCCCGGCTGCGGATCGCTCCGGCGTCTCGGACCTTCTCGTAGCGCGCGTCCACGATCAGGTACGGGTAGGGTTCTTCCAGGCTGCGGCCCGCGAATTGCGCCAACTGGTCGTCGAGGCGTTTGACGATGGAGCTGACGGCGCTGGCCGAAAATGAATGCCCGCACAGTTCCTCGGTAATGGCTTTGACCTTGCGGGTGGACACGCCCTGGACGTACATCTCAGCCAGGGCCGAGACCAAAGCCTTTTCGCTACGTTGGTAGCGTTCAAAAACCTGTGTGGAGAAGTGTCCCTGGCGATCTTGGGGCACGCGAAGCTCCAGTTTGCCCACGCGGGTGATGAGCGTGCGGCCGTAATAGCCGCTACGGTATCCCAACCGCGAGTTGATACGCTCGCCCTTGGCGGCTCCCAATGCGGACTCCATCTCGGCTTCCAAAATGTCTTGGACGACTTGGCGCACCAGGTCCTTCAAGAAGTCCTGATCCTGCCCCAAAATCCCTTTTACTTGGCTCAAAGCTGCGCTAATCTTGGTCTTGACCATGGCTTGCTCCTCCCGGGAGATGTGGTGTTATTGCTAACTTCCACATGCCATGGTCTTTCTTTTTGCTGAAGACTACGCACACTACCACTGTTACCCATGTTCGGGAGCCGGTTTGTGGTCGCGCGCGATGCGCGCGACCACAAACCGGCTCCTTCACTTTTGACGGGGCCGCCCCTGTACGTTTCATCCAAGGCGTCCGCCCCCCCTATGGGGGGTCCAGGGGGATGAGCAAGCCGGGTACATGGGTAACACTTTAGACCGGGTACATAGGTAACACTTCCGGTTGATGTTACCCCGGGTTCGGTCCAGAGCCGAGAAGGGGCCCCTTCTCGGCTCTGGACCGAACCGCCACTGTCATTTGTAATATCCTCACAGTGTTGTGATCGGCAACACGCGATTGCCATCGTCCGGTTGCCAGCCGAGCAACAAGTCCCCGGCGTACACCAGCCACTGATCGTCAGGAGAACGAATCAAACCGATACGTTCCCCTCCGAACGCTTCACCCATGAAACGTAACGTCCCTTGCCAGCAAAACATTCCGTCTGAACGGACCGATCGGGTCTCATAATGGCCTGGGTACGTAAAATGCGGACATCCCGTGTATCTTTGGGAGGATGGCGTATAGAATTCCGCCGGTGTCCTGTCTTGCAGCCCTTGGTGGGGCCGGATTTCGTTAAAACGCTTGCGCCACGCGTCAAATACACGCTGTTGGGTTGCCAAGTCCCGTGCGGGCGGCTGTGCACTTTCAAGCTTCAAGCTTTTGTGCATCCTTTCATGGCAGCCGTTTTGTTGGGGCCTGCCCGGCTTGATGAACTCCAGGTCAATGTTCATACGCACCCAGCTCAAACTTAGGCGCGTCAATCCCCCAAGACCCGTTGATCCAAACGGCGAGCCGTTGTCCATGCGAATGGCCCGAGGGAGACCGTACTGGGCAAACAAGATCTTAACATCCCGTTCTGCAAACACTAATTTTTGGCGACGATGTCCGTTGCACCACAAGACAAAACGGCTGTGCAAATCGGTTACCGTCAATGGATGGCAGATGACACCGTCCTTGGTCCGAAACCAGCCTTTGTAGTCTATTGCCCAAACATCATTTGGCTTCTCAGGTGTGCTCAAATGGTGTTCTCGAACATGTCCAAAGGAGCGTCGCTTTCGTCGGCGCTTGCCGACCAGGCCGTGCCGGGCAAGGATCGCGCCGGCGGTGCTCGGCGCGGGCGCTCGCTCCTGTCCGATCTCCCTTCCCAGCAATACGACCAGTTTTCTTGGACCCCAATATGGATACATTTCGCGGAGTTCGAGTAGCCTTTGCACGACGGCATCCGACGTCTTATGCGGACACGAATGGGGCGCCCGGCTTTTGTCACGGCAACCGCTCGTGCCGTTTTCTATAAATCGATTCAACCATTTATAGCCCGTTTTGCGACTGATGCCGTACTCACGGCACAATTCGCTCATGGACTTGACGCCACACCCGGCCTCACACGCAAACCTCTTCCGTTCATCCATGGGATCCACACGTTTCCAAGGCATCGGATCACCTCCGATACCCTTATCGGAAACTGTTACCCATGTTCCCGGTCTAAACTGTTACCTATGTACCCGGTTCGTACAGGGAGATAATCCCCCCTGGACCCCCTGAAGGGGGCGGACGCGCGGGGGTGGCCTGATACGGACAGTGGATTGCCCCGCCAAAAATTGTAGGAAGCCGGTTTGTGGTCGCGCGTTCGCGCGCGACCACAAACCGGCTCCCTAAAACGTTGTGGCGGGGCCGCCATTGTCCGTATCCAAGCCAGTGCATCGCGCCCCCCCTTTAGGGGTCCAGGGGGATTATCCCCCTGGCAAGGGGTCCAGGGGGACAGCGTCCCCCGGCCGCCGGAGGCATTGTTTGCCCGTGGGGTGGTCGGAGCGCAGGCGCGCGCGGGCCAAGGCCAACAGCAGGGTGTTGACAACGTCCGGTCTTTCGGACTGCGGAAAAAGGGCCGGATGCAAGGAACGGGAAAAAGCCAAGACGCTCATGCATGTGAAATACACGACGCGTCTTGGCTTTTTCCCGTACTGCGGCAACCCGTGTTTTCTCGGCGGCCTGAAAAAGAGTCCTCCCCTCGGATGGGGGGGGGTAACCGAGGGGAGGACGATCCCGGAATCTGGGTTCCGGGCGCCGCGCTGTTGGGGGAAGCGCGGCTTTGGTCCGGTATCGCCAGTTTCGAAGGACTGGGGGGGGAGAGTCCTGCGAAGTCGGCGACCGTATTGGCCGGTATTGGGGGGGGGGAACCGGCCAACTATGGTGTCGGTGCGGATGGCGGCGTTGTTGCGTCCGCCTGTTCGCGCCGGGTCGTGGTTGTGTTGTCAGTTGTCAGGCCATGGCCTTGTCGAGTCCGCTCTCCATTTCATGCAATGTCGTCATGGCCAGGGTCTCCATAAGCTCACTGGTGGAATCTCCGTCCATGACCGCGAAGGCTCCGGCGGACAGGGCCCGTTGTTCATCTCCATTGGCCCGGGCCAGGATGACCGGGACTTCGGGTGCGATGTGCCTGAACACCCTGAGCACGTCGTACCCGCTCATGCCGGACATGCGCGCCGCCGCTATCACGGCGTCGTAGGGTGCCGGACCGAACGCGAAGGCGAAGGTGGCGGACACCGGTGACGAGTAGCTCTCGCAGTCCATGCCGTTTTCTTTCAATCTGGCGGCCACGGCCTCCCGGGCCTCCTGATTGGTGTCAATGAGCAGTATGCGCACGGTGTTTACCTTTATGCCCCATGTAACCTATTTAGCAAAGGCCATGCCGAAAGGACGACATTTTCCAAAAAAGTATAACAAGCTGAAAGCACGTGGAATACGCAAACACTTTTGTGGGGTCGCCTCACGCGGGCAAGGGCCTGTGCGCGATTACACCCGTTCGCTTTCGCACGTCGTGCGAAAACGAACATCTACTCGTCGTCCTTTTGCAGCTTGCGATACAGGGCGTAACGGGACATGCCCAGGTAGGCGGCGGCCTGAGACTTGTTGCCGTTGAACTTGTCCAGGGCCTTGTGGATAAGGCCCATGGCAAGGGTTTCCAGGTCCAGGCCGTCCTCGGGCAGTTCCAGGGTGGCCAGGTCCAGGACCTTGCCTTGAGCATGCCCTCGATCGCCAGATTCTGCCACTGACCCAAAAGCGTCGGGCTGATGTCCATTTCCTGACATACCTGGGCGCTGGTGCGGCGCTCGCTCCAAATGGACAGCACGGCCGTTATCTTCTGTTGTGGATCGAATACTCTGCGGGTTCGTTGATTTGTCTTCATGATCTATATCCTTTCTTGCGTCGTACACAAGTTCTTTTTCCTGGCCGGCCTCGTTCACCAGCATCTTGACTTTGCCCTTCTCCGCCCGGATGACCACGCTCTGGCCGCCCATGCGGCCTACCATATAAAAAGGATCTACCGGACGGCCTCGCAACGCCAGTTCCAGTACGTTTTCTTCGACGCCCTTTGCCAGCGTCTTTTTCAGATCATGGGCGATCTCGAAGAATCGGTCGGCCGGACACAGACCGCCGATGCCTTGGTGCGGCCGTTTGTGATTGTAGTATTTGACCCAAAAAGCGGTGCGCTCCACGGCTTGCTCAAAGCTGTCGAACTGAGCCCGCTGGAGGAACTCGCCCAGGATCGATTTCCAGAACCGCTCTATCTTGCCCAGCGTCATGGGATGGTGGGGGCGGGAACGGATATGCTTGACACGGTCTTTTTTCATCTCCCGTTCGAAACGCGTCTTGCCGCGCCAGTTCGTGTACTGCCGACCGTTGTCGGTGAGCATCTCTCTGGGAACGCCGTACTCGGCAACACCGCGACGGTAGGTCTCCAGCACGTGTTCCGCCGTCTGGCTGCGGTACAGGCCCAGGGAAACGATATACCGGCTGTAATCGTCTATGAAGCCGATCAGGTAGGCGTTGCGACCGGCCAACCGGAAGGTCATGATATCGCTCTGCCACAGCTGGTTGGGACGAGAACGTTCGAAAAATCGGGGCTTGGGGGGATTCTTCTTCGGCTTACGCTTGGCCTTGTTTACCAGTCCCTTCTCCGACAACTTTTTGTGTACAGTCGATGGGCTCGTGGGAATTAGAAAAAATCGTTTGAGAACATCGGCAATCCGTCGCGGGCCGTATTCCGGATTCGCCTTTTTCACCGCTACCATTCGCTCCTGGACTTCGGGAGGCACCCTGGCATTTCCTCCAGGGCGAGGCTTGGGTTCCAACCCTTGCACCCCACCGCGTCGGTAAGCATTGGCCCAGCGGCTAACAGAATGCGTGCTGATACCGAACTGTTCGGCAAGCAACGACGCGCTGTACTCTTCTTCCAAAAACAGCCTTACGACCTTTAACCGAAACTCGGCTGGGTAGGCCCATACCCGGGAACCTTTCTTCCCCCCGGCTGACCGTCTTTTCTTTTTCCTTGTCATGGGATACACTCCTTTAGGTAAAATTGATTTTTACACTCGGGAGTGTCACCCTATTTTATCGATTTCTTTGTGCCAATAACTGGAGATTAGGACAGAAATCACACAGCCTGCGGCACGTATTTTGGAGGTGATCGTATCCGCTACTCCAGACGTGAACGAAGAAGTATCTTCCGATGTATCCGGGAACTGGCAGCCAAGATTGCGGACCGGGCTGGCAGACCCCGAATCACAAACGTGGAATGGAGAATCGCGGCCAGGCAGTGGTTGTTGAAAAATGGCCTGATCAAAATCGAGAAGGCGGGAAAAGTGTCACCCCATTTAAATCGAAATTTGTGCCATAATTAGCCGTGTCGCACATGGTTGATAGTCAAGGGGGTGAAACTGGAAAGGTGGAAAGAAGTTGCTGGGAGTGCCGGCATGGTGTAGGTTCTCGACAATCGCCAAATTTAGGAACCGCTCCCACCAAATCCAAAGAAGCCTGGCGGGCTTTGACAATTGCGGTTTTATCATTAAACGTACTTCGTTCACAGTTCGCATTCAATTTGTGACTCGTGAAGCGGAGCTTTACCATCGAAAGAAAAAAATAGATGAAAGTTGAATATAAAATCAAATTTGAAATGCCCGAGAATTATAACCCTTTTGTGGTTTTAAACAAATTGCCTTCACCAATCAGTTCTAAAATGACAGAGATATATAATTATTCTGTTGAACCATACGGCTTTTATTTTTTGGACAATCTTGTTGATCAAAAAGTGGCAGGATATGCGATGAAACTGTTTATTGATGAATGCTTAAAATATTCAGGGCAAGTCGAAATTCAAAAAATCTAAAGCTGAAGATATCGAGACAGGGAGCAAATGATCTGGCAGGTGTGGGCTGATATCGCTATCGGTTTGGCGGTTCCTGCAGCAACGGTGTTTCTTTATTCCAGCGGACGTATTCAACGCAAGCATCTCTGGCTAATGATATGGGGCTTTGCTGTTGGTTCCACCTGGGAGTTCGCATTCTACTTTCTTGGCGATACGGTCCATACCATGAAGGCAGCGTGGCCGATGCCGATTATCACCCTCCATCTCTGGCATACATTCTGGGATACGGGTTTATTTATTATCTGACAAGGGTCAAGACATCGTTAACCCAAAAGGGCCAAAACATCGTTAACTCTTAAGGGTCCAAAGGGTCACGACATCGTTAACCCGATTTAAGTTATTTTCGATCTTTGATAATCTCCGAAGAAAATCTATTATCGGAGGTGTCATGATGGAACAAGAAATCCGTAAAACAGCTATCAATCGATTCATTCAAGGAGAAAAACCAAAACAAATATACGAAAGCTTGGACCGCTCAAAACCATGGTTTTTCAAATGGCTGAAACGATATCAAAGCGGAGATCCCAACTGGTTCAAGAATAAATCCAGGGTACCGAAGCACTCTCCCAGAGCGTTACGACCGGAGGACAGAAAACGCATTATTGAAACGCGCCGCCACCTCGATGCCCAGCGGTTCGCCCAATTCGGCCCATCAGCCATCAAATGGGAACTCAAAAAAGCTGGATATCAGCTGCCTTCGGACAGCACTATAAAACGGGTCTTGAGAGCCGAAGGCTTGGTTAAAAAAAACTCGTTACATCCCCAAGGGTGTTGAATATCCGTATTTTAGAGAAGCGCTCGACATCAATAACATCCATCAGGCCGACCTTGTCGGACCTCGGTACATCAAAGGGGATGGCAAGTTTTACTCGTTCAATGTGATCGATATTTTCAGCCACCGGGTTTATATCGAATCACAGCGAACTAAAGCGGATCGGCCAGTCGCCCAAAGCCTGCTTCGTGGTTGGAAAGCGATAGGGCTGCCGGATTTCCTGCAACTTGATAACGAACTGAGTTTCCGTGGCAGCAATCGTTACCCTCGGTCACCAGGCCTGGTCATTCGGCTATGCTTGCATTTCGGGGTCCAGCCCGTGTTTATTCCTGTGTCGGAGCCGTGGCGAAATGCTGTGGTCGAGAGCTTCAACGACACCTACAACAAAAAGTTTTTCCGGCGGCAATGGTTTCACAGCTATGTCCATCTGAAACGGCAGAGCAAGAATTTCCAACGTTTCCACAACCGGTATCACCGATACAGTTGCCTGAAAGGCAAAACACCTTCCGAGGTAATAAAGCAATGCCCGTTTCCGATAAAAACGCTCGGCCCGAATACGAAAATCCCAACCATCGAGGATATTCCTGATGGTAACATCATTCTGGTCCGATTTATACGAAGCGACTGCGTCCTCAACATTTTTGGTGAAACGTTCAAAGTGCCAAAGGACCTTGTCTACTCATACGTCAAAGCGGTCATTGTCACCGAGATACATACATTGCAGTTATATCTCGGTGACGAGTTGGTGGCATCCTTTGACTACAGGCTTCGGGTATAGTCATTATTTTTAGCTTTCGGGTTAACGATGTCGTGACCCTTTTTACCGTTAGACTCGGGTTAACGATGTCTTGGACTTTGGCAATTATCGGGTACTGGCTTTGCCTCTTCATTCTAAAAACAACGGATTGCTGTACGCAGTTCCGCTGGATAGAACTGGCGATTATGTGGCTGTGGGGTGTGGGGCAGGAGTTTGTGGTTGAATTGTTGGGAAATGGTGTGATTTGGGAGTACAAGGTACACAGTTGGAATCCGGTTTGGATTACCATTGGGGAACAGGGTTATACCATCTTGCCACAGTTGATCTGGGCGGTGGCGCCGATTGTCTATTATCTGGGATTTGTTCGTATTAATCGGGCGAGTAGACGAGTATCCACATAATGGTATTTTGCACCTCACAGATGCTCTGCTGCCGCTTTACACCTGGCGGTCAGAATTGTGATCATACCAGTAGTGTCCGGTTAACTATCAAATAATTTCAGTTGCATATGGCCACTAGTAATTTTGT
This window of the uncultured Desulfosarcina sp. genome carries:
- a CDS encoding helix-turn-helix domain-containing protein codes for the protein MMEQEIRKTAINRFIQGEKPKQIYESLDRSKPWFFKWLKRYQSGDPNWFKNKSRVPKHSPRALRPEDRKRIIETRRHLDAQRFAQFGPSAIKWELKKAGYQLPSDSTIKRVLRAEGLVKKNSLHPQGC
- a CDS encoding IS481 family transposase, with translation MSELCREYGISRKTGYKWLNRFIENGTSGCRDKSRAPHSCPHKTSDAVVQRLLELREMYPYWGPRKLVVLLGREIGQERAPAPSTAGAILARHGLVGKRRRKRRSFGHVREHHLSTPEKPNDVWAIDYKGWFRTKDGVICHPLTVTDLHSRFVLWCNGHRRQKLVFAERDVKILFAQYGLPRAIRMDNGSPFGSTGLGGLTRLSLSWVRMNIDLEFIKPGRPQQNGCHERMHKSLKLESAQPPARDLATQQRVFDAWRKRFNEIRPHQGLQDRTPAEFYTPSSQRYTGCPHFTYPGHYETRSVRSDGMFCWQGTLRFMGEAFGGERIGLIRSPDDQWLVYAGDLLLGWQPDDGNRVLPITTL
- a CDS encoding integrase core domain-containing protein; translation: MIDIFSHRVYIESQRTKADRPVAQSLLRGWKAIGLPDFLQLDNELSFRGSNRYPRSPGLVIRLCLHFGVQPVFIPVSEPWRNAVVESFNDTYNKKFFRRQWFHSYVHLKRQSKNFQRFHNRYHRYSCLKGKTPSEVIKQCPFPIKTLGPNTKIPTIEDIPDGNIILVRFIRSDCVLNIFGETFKVPKDLVYSYVKAVIVTEIHTLQLYLGDELVASFDYRLRV
- a CDS encoding IS256 family transposase, whose protein sequence is MVKTKISAALSQVKGILGQDQDFLKDLVRQVVQDILEAEMESALGAAKGERINSRLGYRSGYYGRTLITRVGKLELRVPQDRQGHFSTQVFERYQRSEKALVSALAEMYVQGVSTRKVKAITEELCGHSFSASAVSSIVKRLDDQLAQFAGRSLEEPYPYLIVDARYEKVRDAGAIRSRAVLIAIGVDWDGRRQILAVELANRESASSWKQFLLSLKQRGLKGVEMVVSDDHAGLKKAIAEVLPEAFWQRCYVHFLRNALDYLPRKGDDDCLRELRWLYERRDLGEARKDLAAWLSRWQDKYPKLCSWVEDNVGETLSFYRLPLGHHKHLKSTNMLERLNEEIRRRTRVVRIFPNEESCLRLIRALAVETHENWIEANRYLDMNQLREHKKHVLMELAA
- a CDS encoding IS481 family transposase, encoding MTRKKKRRSAGGKKGSRVWAYPAEFRLKVVRLFLEEEYSASLLAEQFGISTHSVSRWANAYRRGGVQGLEPKPRPGGNARVPPEVQERMVAVKKANPEYGPRRIADVLKRFFLIPTSPSTVHKKLSEKGLVNKAKRKPKKNPPKPRFFERSRPNQLWQSDIMTFRLAGRNAYLIGFIDDYSRYIVSLGLYRSQTAEHVLETYRRGVAEYGVPREMLTDNGRQYTNWRGKTRFEREMKKDRVKHIRSRPHHPMTLGKIERFWKSILGEFLQRAQFDSFEQAVERTAFWVKYYNHKRPHQGIGGLCPADRFFEIAHDLKKTLAKGVEENVLELALRGRPVDPFYMVGRMGGQSVVIRAEKGKVKMLVNEAGQEKELVYDARKDIDHEDKSTNPQSIRSTTEDNGRAVHLERAPHQRPGMSGNGHQPDAFGSVAESGDRGHAQGKVLDLATLELPEDGLDLETLAMGLIHKALDKFNGNKSQAAAYLGMSRYALYRKLQKDDE
- a CDS encoding response regulator, with the protein product MRILLIDTNQEAREAVAARLKENGMDCESYSSPVSATFAFAFGPAPYDAVIAAARMSGMSGYDVLRVFRHIAPEVPVILARANGDEQRALSAGAFAVMDGDSTSELMETLAMTTLHEMESGLDKAMA